CATTATTTCCCTGTTTTATGTAAAAGAATGTGTTGCAGGACAGCGAGGAGTCGGATATGTGGCACTTGTCATTGTGCTTGCATTAACGCCAGTCCTTGCAGAGGCATATTTCTATAGAAGAGATAAAGAAACACCCATGATTAAGCATCTGGTAGGAATTGGATTTGCAATTACCTATACGTTTATAATGTTTACGGCGACGACAAATAAGATATATGTGTTTGTCATCCCAATGATTCTGGCAATCACGGTGTTTAATGATTTCAAATATTGTATCGAGATTAATATAGGCTGTGTTATCGTAAATACAATTGCAATTATAGCAGGTGCATTTACTGGAAAAATGGGATATGATGATTTGGACGCTGCAATTATTCAGTTTATCCTGATGGTTGCGGTTGGAATCTATTCTGTTGTAACAGCAAAGATTTCTGCCGCAAACAGCAACCAGAAGCTGCAGATTATCGAGGAGGAGCACGGAAAAACAGAAAGTGTTTTAAAAGGTGTGATGTCCGTTTCAGAGGGAATGACAAAGGGAATCGGCATTATTTATGAGAAACTGGATCATTTGAAAGAGGCAGCGGATATTACGAAGCAGGCAATGCAGGAAGTCAATATGGGTTCCACAGATACGGCTGAGGCTGTACAAAAGCAGTTAACAGAGACCAACCAGATTCAGGAAAAGGTCGAACAGGTGGCAGAGGCATCCCGCATCATCAGTGAGAATATGGAACAGACATTAAAAGTTCTAGAAGCTGGAAACGAAAATGTAAGCCGTCTGGTGACACAGGTGGAGAATTCGGTAGAGTCCGGTGCAGATGTTGCTGCAAAGTTAGAGACATTAGACAGTTATATGTCAGAAATGAATTCTATCGTAGAGCTGATTGGTGGAATCACCTCACAGACCAGTCTTCTTGCGCTCAATGCAAGCATCGAGGCAGCAAGAGCAGGAGATGCAGGTCGTGGATTTGCAGTGGTAGCATCTGAGATTTCCGGTATGGCAACACAGACAAAGGATGCAACCGTACATATTACCAAGCTGATTCAGGATGTGTCCGAGGCAATTTCCCAGGTGGTTACTGTGGTGCGTGAGATGATTGCGGAAATCAATGAGGAGAAGACATCAACAGCAACGACAGCAGAAAGTTTTGGCAAGATTGAGAAAAATACAACCGTGATTGAAAGCCACGTAAAAAATCTTTCTGCATGCGTGGAAGAGTTACAGACGGCAAACGAACAGATTGGACAGTCTATCCAGACCATTTCCGCCATTTCAGAAGAAGTGTCGGCTCATTCGAATGAGACCTACGAGTCAGAGGTAAAGAATGCAGGTATTCTAGAAGAGATTGCAAGCGTTGCAGACGAATTAAAGGAACTGACAAAACAGATTTAAGGGGACACATTAGGATGAAAAATTACATTTTTGATTTATATGGAACACTTGTGGATATCCATACCGATGAAGGAAAAGAAGAATTATGGGAAAAGCTTGCCCTCTTTTATGGATATTACAATGCAAGATATGAGGCGAAGGAACTTGAAAAAAGATTCCGGGAGCTGATTTCGAATAAGGAGCAGTCACGTAAAGAAGAGCTTGAGAAAAAGGATGCCATCCAAAAGCAGGATGATGTGCATGAGGCTCACCCGGAAATCCACATTGAGGACGTGTTTGCTGCCCTTTACCGGGAAAAGGGAGTAGAGCCGGACGAGGCGTTAAGTGTACATACCGGTCAGTTTTTCCGGGTACTCTCAACCGAGTATGTCCGCTTATACGATGGTGTGGTAGAGTTGCTGCAGGCATTAAAAGACCAGGGCAAAAAGGTTTACCTGCTTTCGAATGCACAGCGTATTTTTACGGAATACGAAATGCATACACTTGATATTGCAAAATATTTTGATGATATTTTCATTTCATCGGTATGCGGCGTGAAAAAGCCGGATGAACGTTTTTACCAGATGTTGTTAGACAAACACCAGTTAGACCCGAAGGAATCCATTATGATTGGAAATGATGCAGTTTCGGATATTGCGGGAGCAAAGGCGGTTGGTTTATCTACATTTTATATTCATTCCAATATTTCACCAAAGTTAAAAACACACGTTAAGAAAGATGAGAATGGAAACCAGGTAGAAGTGGAAGAGATTCCAGATGCTGATTACGTACTGCTTCATATGGATTTAAAAGAAGTAAAAAGAATCTTGTTAGAACTTTAATAAAATAAAAAAGCAGCCATGTGAGATGAGAACCTGCCTCATGCCACATGGCTGTTTTTCTAAACTTAATTTTGAAAAAATCATTTCTTCCAAATTGTTTTTATAGATACTGTTTCTTTGGTTTTTTGTGATGCTTTGGTGCGTGAAGGGTTGATGTTGTTCCTTCTGTTTCATTTAATGCTGCGCTTACGCTTGATGTTTTTGTAGCTTTTTTGTTTTTCATATTTATCCATCCTTTCTATATCTAAAAAGTGTAAATAGAAGTTCTCTACGGTCTTTATTGTAGTCTTTTTCCAATAGAAAACAAGAGAAAAATTCACTAAAAAAGGCGCGCACAATTGAGAAAAAACCGTCAAAATAAAAGAATTGTATTAAATTAACTGATAATTCAAAAAATATTAAGGAGATAAATATTGACAAGGGGGTGTAAGAAAGCTATTCTTAATACTCGGAGAAGGATGGGAAGAATTTGAAAGTTTAGATGGGGTTGTTGGATTTATGGAGGAAATAAAAATGCAACAGACACGACTAAATTTCTGGGAGCGTGGACTTGCGAAGAAAGTGACGAAGAGGCGTTTCCAGTTTTTCTTGGCATATACGATTTGCTATCTGATTTTAGCATATGCTATCTTTTACGTATTCTTAACGGAGCAAAAGAGCTTTGTGTGGGTGCCGGATGGATTGCAGCAGCATTTCAACGCCCTGCTTTATTATAGAAGGTGGCTGCGTGAAATTGTACATACGCTCTTTGTGGAGCATCAATTTAGCGTAAAATTATGGGATATTCACATCGGGATGGGTTCCGATGTCCTGACAACGTTACATTATTATGTGATTGGAGATCCGCTGAATCTTTTGTCTGTGTTTGTGACAGATGAATCTTATATGGAACTTTTTTATGACGGCATGATTTTACTCCGTATCTATCTTGCCGGACTTGCATTTGCAGCGTATTGCAGATTCCACGGACAAAGACCGTATCCAACGCTGCTT
This genomic window from Roseburia sp. 831b contains:
- a CDS encoding methyl-accepting chemotaxis protein; this encodes MEKKNISEVARSNGLGFWAHGIMAGIISLFYVKECVAGQRGVGYVALVIVLALTPVLAEAYFYRRDKETPMIKHLVGIGFAITYTFIMFTATTNKIYVFVIPMILAITVFNDFKYCIEINIGCVIVNTIAIIAGAFTGKMGYDDLDAAIIQFILMVAVGIYSVVTAKISAANSNQKLQIIEEEHGKTESVLKGVMSVSEGMTKGIGIIYEKLDHLKEAADITKQAMQEVNMGSTDTAEAVQKQLTETNQIQEKVEQVAEASRIISENMEQTLKVLEAGNENVSRLVTQVENSVESGADVAAKLETLDSYMSEMNSIVELIGGITSQTSLLALNASIEAARAGDAGRGFAVVASEISGMATQTKDATVHITKLIQDVSEAISQVVTVVREMIAEINEEKTSTATTAESFGKIEKNTTVIESHVKNLSACVEELQTANEQIGQSIQTISAISEEVSAHSNETYESEVKNAGILEEIASVADELKELTKQI
- a CDS encoding HAD family hydrolase: MKNYIFDLYGTLVDIHTDEGKEELWEKLALFYGYYNARYEAKELEKRFRELISNKEQSRKEELEKKDAIQKQDDVHEAHPEIHIEDVFAALYREKGVEPDEALSVHTGQFFRVLSTEYVRLYDGVVELLQALKDQGKKVYLLSNAQRIFTEYEMHTLDIAKYFDDIFISSVCGVKKPDERFYQMLLDKHQLDPKESIMIGNDAVSDIAGAKAVGLSTFYIHSNISPKLKTHVKKDENGNQVEVEEIPDADYVLLHMDLKEVKRILLEL